The following proteins are co-located in the Vidua macroura isolate BioBank_ID:100142 chromosome 1, ASM2450914v1, whole genome shotgun sequence genome:
- the PTGR3 gene encoding prostaglandin reductase 3 isoform X1 codes for MSFSAKSGASLSSRAARWWWRQQPSCAAAAPAWSCFGGSWSRPILDMSYSRHFLDFQGSSIPSSMKKLVVTKLSQNFREAVTLQQDSPVPLPGDGDLLVRNRFVGINASDINYSAGRYDASVKPPFDIGFEGVGEVVALGLSASADYTVGQAVAYVKAGSFAEYTVVPARQAVPLPSVKPEFLTLMVSGATAYLSLKELGDLSEGKKVLVTAAAGGTGQFAVQLAKKAKCHVIGTCSSDEKGGFLKSIGCDRTINYKTENVESVLRKDYPEGVDVVYESVGGKMFDLALNALAIKGRLIVIGFIAGYQNPTGLPPVKAELLPAKLLKKSASVQGFFLNHYLSDYKMALQHLLKMYERGDLVCEVDFGDMSPEGKFTGLESVFRAVDYMYMGKNIGKIVVELPHSVNSKL; via the exons ATGAGTTTTAGCGCGAAAAGCGGCGCTTCGCTGAGTTCCCGGGCAGCGCGGTGGTGGTGGCGGCAGCAGCCGTCCTGTGCCGCGGCGGCTCCTGCCTGGTCCTGCTTCGGTGGCAGCTGGTCGCGGCCCATCCTGGACATGTCCTACTCCCGTCACTTTTTGGATTTCCAGGGCTCGTCCATCCCCAGCTCCATGAAGAAGCTGGTGGTGACTAAGCTGAGCCAAAACTTCAGGGAAGCGGTGACCCTGCAGCAGGACTCGCCCGTGCCGCTCCCGGGAGACGGAGACCTCCTGGTCAGGAACAG aTTTGTCGGCATCAATGCATCTGATATAAACTACTCAGCTGGTCGATATGACGCCTCAGTTAAACCCCCCTTTGATATAGGCTTTGAAGGTGTCGGTGAAGTGGTAGCGTTAGGACTCAGTGCTAGTGCAGATTACACGGTGGGTCAAGCTGTGGCCTACGTGAAAGCAGGTTCCTTTGCTGAATACACAGTTGTGCCAGCCAGACAAGCAGTCCCTCTACCCTCAGTGAAACCCGAGTTTCTCACTTTAATGGTAAGTGGCGCAACTGCATACCTCAGTTTGAAAGAGCTGGGAGACCTGTCTGAAGGCAAGAAGGttctggtgacagcagcagctggaggaacaGGCCAGTTCGCTGTGCAGcttgcaaaaaaggcaaaatgccATGTAATTGGAACCTGCTCCAGTGATGAAAAGGGTGGCTTTCTGAAATCCATTGGCTGTGACCGTACCATCAActataaaactgaaaatgtcGAATCTGTGCTTAGGAAGGACTACCCCGAAGGTGTGGATGTGGTGTATGAATCTGTTGGAGGAAAGATGTTTGACTTGGCTCTCAATGCCTTGGCTATCAAAGGGCGCCTGATAGTTATTGGGTTTATCGCTGGCTACCAAAACCCCACTGGCCTCCCGCCTGTTAAAGCAGAGTTATTGCCAGCAAAACTATTGAAGAAGTCTGCTAGTGTCCAGGGTTTCTTCTTGAACCATTACCTTTCTGACTACAAAATGGCTCTGCAGCATTTGCTCAAGATGTATGAAAGAGGAGACCTGGTTTGTGAGGTGGACTTTGGAGACATGTCTCCTGAGGGCAAGTTCACTGGCCTGGAATCTGTATTCCGTGCTGTAGATTACATGTACATGGGAAAAAACATTGGAAAAATTGTAGTTGAATTACCTCACTCTGTCAACAGTAAGCTGTAA
- the PTGR3 gene encoding prostaglandin reductase 3 isoform X2, with amino-acid sequence MKGRKRFVGINASDINYSAGRYDASVKPPFDIGFEGVGEVVALGLSASADYTVGQAVAYVKAGSFAEYTVVPARQAVPLPSVKPEFLTLMVSGATAYLSLKELGDLSEGKKVLVTAAAGGTGQFAVQLAKKAKCHVIGTCSSDEKGGFLKSIGCDRTINYKTENVESVLRKDYPEGVDVVYESVGGKMFDLALNALAIKGRLIVIGFIAGYQNPTGLPPVKAELLPAKLLKKSASVQGFFLNHYLSDYKMALQHLLKMYERGDLVCEVDFGDMSPEGKFTGLESVFRAVDYMYMGKNIGKIVVELPHSVNSKL; translated from the exons ATGAAGGGGAGGAAGAG aTTTGTCGGCATCAATGCATCTGATATAAACTACTCAGCTGGTCGATATGACGCCTCAGTTAAACCCCCCTTTGATATAGGCTTTGAAGGTGTCGGTGAAGTGGTAGCGTTAGGACTCAGTGCTAGTGCAGATTACACGGTGGGTCAAGCTGTGGCCTACGTGAAAGCAGGTTCCTTTGCTGAATACACAGTTGTGCCAGCCAGACAAGCAGTCCCTCTACCCTCAGTGAAACCCGAGTTTCTCACTTTAATGGTAAGTGGCGCAACTGCATACCTCAGTTTGAAAGAGCTGGGAGACCTGTCTGAAGGCAAGAAGGttctggtgacagcagcagctggaggaacaGGCCAGTTCGCTGTGCAGcttgcaaaaaaggcaaaatgccATGTAATTGGAACCTGCTCCAGTGATGAAAAGGGTGGCTTTCTGAAATCCATTGGCTGTGACCGTACCATCAActataaaactgaaaatgtcGAATCTGTGCTTAGGAAGGACTACCCCGAAGGTGTGGATGTGGTGTATGAATCTGTTGGAGGAAAGATGTTTGACTTGGCTCTCAATGCCTTGGCTATCAAAGGGCGCCTGATAGTTATTGGGTTTATCGCTGGCTACCAAAACCCCACTGGCCTCCCGCCTGTTAAAGCAGAGTTATTGCCAGCAAAACTATTGAAGAAGTCTGCTAGTGTCCAGGGTTTCTTCTTGAACCATTACCTTTCTGACTACAAAATGGCTCTGCAGCATTTGCTCAAGATGTATGAAAGAGGAGACCTGGTTTGTGAGGTGGACTTTGGAGACATGTCTCCTGAGGGCAAGTTCACTGGCCTGGAATCTGTATTCCGTGCTGTAGATTACATGTACATGGGAAAAAACATTGGAAAAATTGTAGTTGAATTACCTCACTCTGTCAACAGTAAGCTGTAA